A genomic segment from Daphnia carinata strain CSIRO-1 chromosome 1, CSIRO_AGI_Dcar_HiC_V3, whole genome shotgun sequence encodes:
- the LOC130691362 gene encoding uncharacterized protein LOC130691362 isoform X3 encodes MKLLTICLRVFQLLGDVSYESHLVNIILDLVPIICSDSTIQLSELEFAILSLQNIYNMNLLKTDMKCKLLEVIVTVLLTYQPSQEVVVDVVQFLLNVLENKSEPISTCLTSMDCLIEIEMSTQGILGTQIENFFDFLNHDHLRDKASEITSLIIRNATNSIPNQSRVLCDLLELMPSLGPFTMVTVAKNILGICRVGFQTELNNSLEKLLERYKTTFDLCVLQTITSIQECLGGITDETAVFLYCTHPAMPVGRNLISLDWLASSLHLKKSRFEIRQFEPNDFDGADARLKKLLLMNKALYNQSLDPTLFYQHFENLIAFAIKNGTSRALASVFRVMRDMLESNFPTNAAQIVLHSTVALGARHPACLPHIIDFLKHFGANQPGQLPDAITLGLVDAFDDMEISIVMPHMEHLIQFFMEATLYRYEFCQPRMILRIIRNCLEEKKNSNCGIAVLELCQALIRNQDYEIFQPELKTVLSLVETSHSESDVKQRAWMLRSLITHVNTDSLKDAFDADMDLSSTGKIEKTDYPLIFVKILFDYNKIGDTRPESLPVYWSLDRKRSFRSFYFPLEISLIKNAENLHPEFVGLKIDFIVDPKWGRAEPIYIPVLEVDQVRKACLQVHPLVCSAATIEARVVMSTTDGRIFLSGLEPIQLKLEDFLNPLSSSKSFVELWDRIVSQSEKCYSSALFLPQPQKLLKAVEYGELDKFQMAEKPTELAMVTPDSFLVLVRILSVKNSWHAEILVEDPSVLPVIYSLLTEFST; translated from the exons ATGAAACTCTTGACAATCTGCTTAAG AGTTTTTCAGCTTTTAGGAGATGTCTCATATGAATCTCACTTAGTCAACATAATACTTGATTTAGTTCCAATCATCTGTTCCGATTCAACTATTCAATTATCTGAGCTAGAGTTTGCAATCCTAAGCCTTCAG AATATTTATAATATGAACCTTCTCAAAACTGATATGAAATGCAAATTACTTGAAGTTATTGTCACAGTCTTACTCACATACCAACCAAGCCAAGAGGtggttgttgatgttgttcaGTTTTTGCTGAATGTTTTGGAAAACAAATCAGAGCCTATCTCTACTTGTTTGACCTCAATGGACTGCCTGATTGAAATAGAAATGAGCACACAA GGAATCCTGGGAACACAAATAGAAAACTTTTTTGACTTCTTAAATCATGACCATTTAAGAGACAAAGCATCAGAGATAACTTCATTAATTATCAGAAATGCTACTAATTCTATTCCGAACCAGTCACGG GTTCTTTGCGACCTCCTTGAACTTATGCCTTCATTAGGACCATTTACGATGGTAACAGtggcaaaaaacattttaggtATTTGCCGCGTGGGTTTTCAAACTGAGCTAAATAATTCGCTCGAAAAATTACTCGAGAGATATAAGACCACCTTTGACTTGTGCGTTCTACAGACAATCACATCTATTCAG GAATGCCTTGGTGGAATTACAGACGAAACCGCTGTTTTCCTCTATTGCACTCATCCTGCGATGCCTGTTGGACGCAACTTGATATCTCTGGATTGGCTAGCTTCGTCGCTGCATCTGAAAAAAAGCAGGTTTGAAATACGGCAATTTGAACCCAACGATTTCGATGGAGCTGATGCTCGTCTTAAAAAACTATTGCTTATGAACAAGGCTCTGTACAACCAATCACTAG atcccACCCTCTTTTACCAACACTTTGAAAACTTGATTGcctttgcaataaaaaatggcACTAGTCGTGCATTGGCTTCAGTTTTTCGAGTGATGCGTGATATGCTTGAAAGTAACTTTCCCACCAATGCAGCCCAAATTGTGTTGCACAGCACCGTCGCTTTAGGTGCCCGACACCCTGCTTGTTTGCCTCATATCATAGACTTCCTAAAGCATTTTGGTGCAAACCAACCGGGACAATTACCGGATGCAATAACCTTGGGACTTGTCGATGCTTTCGATGATATGGAGATTTCTATCGTGATGCCCCACATGGAACATCTGATCCAGTTTTTCATGGAAGCAACTCTGTACCGATACGAATTTTGCCAACCTCGG ATGATTCTTCGCATTATACGAAATTgcttggaagaaaaaaaaaattcaaattgtgGAATCGCAGTGCTAGAACTATGCCAGGCATTGATTAGGAATCAAGATTACGAGATTTTTCAACCAG AATTAAAAACGGTGTTATCCTTGGTCGAGACATCGCATTCAGAGTCAGATGTGAAACAACGGGCATGGATGCTTCGCTCACTTATAACACATGTTAATACTGATAGC TTGAAGGACGCTTTTGATGCTGACATGGACTTGTCGTCAACtgggaaaatagaaaaaaccGATTATCCATTGATTTTTGTGAAAATCCTTTTCGATTACAACAAAATCGGTGACACAAGACCag AATCTCTTCCAGTATACTGGTCATTAGATCGAAAGCGATCCTTTCGATCGTTCTATTTTCCCTTGGAGATATCTTTGATAAAAAATGCAGAGAACCTCCACCCGGAATTTGTTG GATTAAAAATCGATTTCATAGTGGACCCGAAGTGGGGTCGTGCCGAACCTATTTACATTCCAGTATTGGAAGTCGACCAGGTGAGAAAAGCCTGCCTTCAGGTACATCCGTTGGTATGTTCGGCCGCAACCATCGAAGCAAG GGTTGTAATGAGCACTACGGACGGTCGGATATTTCTTTCAGGCCTTGAGCCTATTCAACTCAAATTGGAAGACTTTCTAAATCCACTGTCTTCAAGCAAGTCGTTTGTTGAGTTATGGGATCGAATTGTTAGCCAAAGCGAGAAATGCTACTCCAGTGCTTTGTTTCTCCCTCAACCTCAAAAACTCCTGAAAGCTGTCGAGTACGGAGAATTGGACAAATTCCAAATGGCTGAGAAACCGACAGAATTAGCTATGGTTACTCCCGATTCGTTTCTTGTTCTAGTTCGAATTTTATCAGTTAAAAATAGCTGGCACGCTGAAATTCTGGTCGAGGATCCCTCTGTGTTGCCAGTTATATATTCCCTGCTTACTGAGTTTTCTACATGA
- the LOC130691362 gene encoding uncharacterized protein LOC130691362 isoform X2, producing MSKETNMLTVFSYLPPDCPDRLKKIIKDCVCSNETLDNLLKLLGDVSYESHLVNIILDLVPIICSDSTIQLSELEFAILSLQNIYNMNLLKTDMKCKLLEVIVTVLLTYQPSQEVVVDVVQFLLNVLENKSEPISTCLTSMDCLIEIEMSTQGILGTQIENFFDFLNHDHLRDKASEITSLIIRNATNSIPNQSRVLCDLLELMPSLGPFTMVTVAKNILGICRVGFQTELNNSLEKLLERYKTTFDLCVLQTITSIQECLGGITDETAVFLYCTHPAMPVGRNLISLDWLASSLHLKKSRFEIRQFEPNDFDGADARLKKLLLMNKALYNQSLDPTLFYQHFENLIAFAIKNGTSRALASVFRVMRDMLESNFPTNAAQIVLHSTVALGARHPACLPHIIDFLKHFGANQPGQLPDAITLGLVDAFDDMEISIVMPHMEHLIQFFMEATLYRYEFCQPRMILRIIRNCLEEKKNSNCGIAVLELCQALIRNQDYEIFQPELKTVLSLVETSHSESDVKQRAWMLRSLITHVNTDSLKDAFDADMDLSSTGKIEKTDYPLIFVKILFDYNKIGDTRPVYWSLDRKRSFRSFYFPLEISLIKNAENLHPEFVGLKIDFIVDPKWGRAEPIYIPVLEVDQVRKACLQVHPLVCSAATIEARVVMSTTDGRIFLSGLEPIQLKLEDFLNPLSSSKSFVELWDRIVSQSEKCYSSALFLPQPQKLLKAVEYGELDKFQMAEKPTELAMVTPDSFLVLVRILSVKNSWHAEILVEDPSVLPVIYSLLTEFST from the exons atgtcaaaagaaACTAACATGTTAACTGTATTCTCTTACTTACCACCTGACTGCCCCGATAGACtaaaaaagataattaaaGACTGTGTGTGTTCCAATGAAACTCTTGACAATCTGCTTAAG CTTTTAGGAGATGTCTCATATGAATCTCACTTAGTCAACATAATACTTGATTTAGTTCCAATCATCTGTTCCGATTCAACTATTCAATTATCTGAGCTAGAGTTTGCAATCCTAAGCCTTCAG AATATTTATAATATGAACCTTCTCAAAACTGATATGAAATGCAAATTACTTGAAGTTATTGTCACAGTCTTACTCACATACCAACCAAGCCAAGAGGtggttgttgatgttgttcaGTTTTTGCTGAATGTTTTGGAAAACAAATCAGAGCCTATCTCTACTTGTTTGACCTCAATGGACTGCCTGATTGAAATAGAAATGAGCACACAA GGAATCCTGGGAACACAAATAGAAAACTTTTTTGACTTCTTAAATCATGACCATTTAAGAGACAAAGCATCAGAGATAACTTCATTAATTATCAGAAATGCTACTAATTCTATTCCGAACCAGTCACGG GTTCTTTGCGACCTCCTTGAACTTATGCCTTCATTAGGACCATTTACGATGGTAACAGtggcaaaaaacattttaggtATTTGCCGCGTGGGTTTTCAAACTGAGCTAAATAATTCGCTCGAAAAATTACTCGAGAGATATAAGACCACCTTTGACTTGTGCGTTCTACAGACAATCACATCTATTCAG GAATGCCTTGGTGGAATTACAGACGAAACCGCTGTTTTCCTCTATTGCACTCATCCTGCGATGCCTGTTGGACGCAACTTGATATCTCTGGATTGGCTAGCTTCGTCGCTGCATCTGAAAAAAAGCAGGTTTGAAATACGGCAATTTGAACCCAACGATTTCGATGGAGCTGATGCTCGTCTTAAAAAACTATTGCTTATGAACAAGGCTCTGTACAACCAATCACTAG atcccACCCTCTTTTACCAACACTTTGAAAACTTGATTGcctttgcaataaaaaatggcACTAGTCGTGCATTGGCTTCAGTTTTTCGAGTGATGCGTGATATGCTTGAAAGTAACTTTCCCACCAATGCAGCCCAAATTGTGTTGCACAGCACCGTCGCTTTAGGTGCCCGACACCCTGCTTGTTTGCCTCATATCATAGACTTCCTAAAGCATTTTGGTGCAAACCAACCGGGACAATTACCGGATGCAATAACCTTGGGACTTGTCGATGCTTTCGATGATATGGAGATTTCTATCGTGATGCCCCACATGGAACATCTGATCCAGTTTTTCATGGAAGCAACTCTGTACCGATACGAATTTTGCCAACCTCGG ATGATTCTTCGCATTATACGAAATTgcttggaagaaaaaaaaaattcaaattgtgGAATCGCAGTGCTAGAACTATGCCAGGCATTGATTAGGAATCAAGATTACGAGATTTTTCAACCAG AATTAAAAACGGTGTTATCCTTGGTCGAGACATCGCATTCAGAGTCAGATGTGAAACAACGGGCATGGATGCTTCGCTCACTTATAACACATGTTAATACTGATAGC TTGAAGGACGCTTTTGATGCTGACATGGACTTGTCGTCAACtgggaaaatagaaaaaaccGATTATCCATTGATTTTTGTGAAAATCCTTTTCGATTACAACAAAATCGGTGACACAAGACCag TATACTGGTCATTAGATCGAAAGCGATCCTTTCGATCGTTCTATTTTCCCTTGGAGATATCTTTGATAAAAAATGCAGAGAACCTCCACCCGGAATTTGTTG GATTAAAAATCGATTTCATAGTGGACCCGAAGTGGGGTCGTGCCGAACCTATTTACATTCCAGTATTGGAAGTCGACCAGGTGAGAAAAGCCTGCCTTCAGGTACATCCGTTGGTATGTTCGGCCGCAACCATCGAAGCAAG GGTTGTAATGAGCACTACGGACGGTCGGATATTTCTTTCAGGCCTTGAGCCTATTCAACTCAAATTGGAAGACTTTCTAAATCCACTGTCTTCAAGCAAGTCGTTTGTTGAGTTATGGGATCGAATTGTTAGCCAAAGCGAGAAATGCTACTCCAGTGCTTTGTTTCTCCCTCAACCTCAAAAACTCCTGAAAGCTGTCGAGTACGGAGAATTGGACAAATTCCAAATGGCTGAGAAACCGACAGAATTAGCTATGGTTACTCCCGATTCGTTTCTTGTTCTAGTTCGAATTTTATCAGTTAAAAATAGCTGGCACGCTGAAATTCTGGTCGAGGATCCCTCTGTGTTGCCAGTTATATATTCCCTGCTTACTGAGTTTTCTACATGA
- the LOC130691362 gene encoding uncharacterized protein LOC130691362 isoform X1: MSKETNMLTVFSYLPPDCPDRLKKIIKDCVCSNETLDNLLKLLGDVSYESHLVNIILDLVPIICSDSTIQLSELEFAILSLQNIYNMNLLKTDMKCKLLEVIVTVLLTYQPSQEVVVDVVQFLLNVLENKSEPISTCLTSMDCLIEIEMSTQGILGTQIENFFDFLNHDHLRDKASEITSLIIRNATNSIPNQSRVLCDLLELMPSLGPFTMVTVAKNILGICRVGFQTELNNSLEKLLERYKTTFDLCVLQTITSIQECLGGITDETAVFLYCTHPAMPVGRNLISLDWLASSLHLKKSRFEIRQFEPNDFDGADARLKKLLLMNKALYNQSLDPTLFYQHFENLIAFAIKNGTSRALASVFRVMRDMLESNFPTNAAQIVLHSTVALGARHPACLPHIIDFLKHFGANQPGQLPDAITLGLVDAFDDMEISIVMPHMEHLIQFFMEATLYRYEFCQPRMILRIIRNCLEEKKNSNCGIAVLELCQALIRNQDYEIFQPELKTVLSLVETSHSESDVKQRAWMLRSLITHVNTDSLKDAFDADMDLSSTGKIEKTDYPLIFVKILFDYNKIGDTRPESLPVYWSLDRKRSFRSFYFPLEISLIKNAENLHPEFVGLKIDFIVDPKWGRAEPIYIPVLEVDQVRKACLQVHPLVCSAATIEARVVMSTTDGRIFLSGLEPIQLKLEDFLNPLSSSKSFVELWDRIVSQSEKCYSSALFLPQPQKLLKAVEYGELDKFQMAEKPTELAMVTPDSFLVLVRILSVKNSWHAEILVEDPSVLPVIYSLLTEFST; this comes from the exons atgtcaaaagaaACTAACATGTTAACTGTATTCTCTTACTTACCACCTGACTGCCCCGATAGACtaaaaaagataattaaaGACTGTGTGTGTTCCAATGAAACTCTTGACAATCTGCTTAAG CTTTTAGGAGATGTCTCATATGAATCTCACTTAGTCAACATAATACTTGATTTAGTTCCAATCATCTGTTCCGATTCAACTATTCAATTATCTGAGCTAGAGTTTGCAATCCTAAGCCTTCAG AATATTTATAATATGAACCTTCTCAAAACTGATATGAAATGCAAATTACTTGAAGTTATTGTCACAGTCTTACTCACATACCAACCAAGCCAAGAGGtggttgttgatgttgttcaGTTTTTGCTGAATGTTTTGGAAAACAAATCAGAGCCTATCTCTACTTGTTTGACCTCAATGGACTGCCTGATTGAAATAGAAATGAGCACACAA GGAATCCTGGGAACACAAATAGAAAACTTTTTTGACTTCTTAAATCATGACCATTTAAGAGACAAAGCATCAGAGATAACTTCATTAATTATCAGAAATGCTACTAATTCTATTCCGAACCAGTCACGG GTTCTTTGCGACCTCCTTGAACTTATGCCTTCATTAGGACCATTTACGATGGTAACAGtggcaaaaaacattttaggtATTTGCCGCGTGGGTTTTCAAACTGAGCTAAATAATTCGCTCGAAAAATTACTCGAGAGATATAAGACCACCTTTGACTTGTGCGTTCTACAGACAATCACATCTATTCAG GAATGCCTTGGTGGAATTACAGACGAAACCGCTGTTTTCCTCTATTGCACTCATCCTGCGATGCCTGTTGGACGCAACTTGATATCTCTGGATTGGCTAGCTTCGTCGCTGCATCTGAAAAAAAGCAGGTTTGAAATACGGCAATTTGAACCCAACGATTTCGATGGAGCTGATGCTCGTCTTAAAAAACTATTGCTTATGAACAAGGCTCTGTACAACCAATCACTAG atcccACCCTCTTTTACCAACACTTTGAAAACTTGATTGcctttgcaataaaaaatggcACTAGTCGTGCATTGGCTTCAGTTTTTCGAGTGATGCGTGATATGCTTGAAAGTAACTTTCCCACCAATGCAGCCCAAATTGTGTTGCACAGCACCGTCGCTTTAGGTGCCCGACACCCTGCTTGTTTGCCTCATATCATAGACTTCCTAAAGCATTTTGGTGCAAACCAACCGGGACAATTACCGGATGCAATAACCTTGGGACTTGTCGATGCTTTCGATGATATGGAGATTTCTATCGTGATGCCCCACATGGAACATCTGATCCAGTTTTTCATGGAAGCAACTCTGTACCGATACGAATTTTGCCAACCTCGG ATGATTCTTCGCATTATACGAAATTgcttggaagaaaaaaaaaattcaaattgtgGAATCGCAGTGCTAGAACTATGCCAGGCATTGATTAGGAATCAAGATTACGAGATTTTTCAACCAG AATTAAAAACGGTGTTATCCTTGGTCGAGACATCGCATTCAGAGTCAGATGTGAAACAACGGGCATGGATGCTTCGCTCACTTATAACACATGTTAATACTGATAGC TTGAAGGACGCTTTTGATGCTGACATGGACTTGTCGTCAACtgggaaaatagaaaaaaccGATTATCCATTGATTTTTGTGAAAATCCTTTTCGATTACAACAAAATCGGTGACACAAGACCag AATCTCTTCCAGTATACTGGTCATTAGATCGAAAGCGATCCTTTCGATCGTTCTATTTTCCCTTGGAGATATCTTTGATAAAAAATGCAGAGAACCTCCACCCGGAATTTGTTG GATTAAAAATCGATTTCATAGTGGACCCGAAGTGGGGTCGTGCCGAACCTATTTACATTCCAGTATTGGAAGTCGACCAGGTGAGAAAAGCCTGCCTTCAGGTACATCCGTTGGTATGTTCGGCCGCAACCATCGAAGCAAG GGTTGTAATGAGCACTACGGACGGTCGGATATTTCTTTCAGGCCTTGAGCCTATTCAACTCAAATTGGAAGACTTTCTAAATCCACTGTCTTCAAGCAAGTCGTTTGTTGAGTTATGGGATCGAATTGTTAGCCAAAGCGAGAAATGCTACTCCAGTGCTTTGTTTCTCCCTCAACCTCAAAAACTCCTGAAAGCTGTCGAGTACGGAGAATTGGACAAATTCCAAATGGCTGAGAAACCGACAGAATTAGCTATGGTTACTCCCGATTCGTTTCTTGTTCTAGTTCGAATTTTATCAGTTAAAAATAGCTGGCACGCTGAAATTCTGGTCGAGGATCCCTCTGTGTTGCCAGTTATATATTCCCTGCTTACTGAGTTTTCTACATGA
- the LOC130691376 gene encoding G patch domain-containing protein 3-like: MDSVYLMILNIPRNFHSSDLRSYFSDFIESQAHFTCFHFRHRPQLELINPSEAFSFEENNFYLNSTSGIKSAPASNLLIKDSVCCIVKLFSKEARTEAIRKYNLQNWVDKHERFLPSRCIAIAITVVEEYVRNSLDSSICINDGKVELKLSKQKIEQMVELKPPPLMPRGNVGTSTKHFLNLINSCRLPSNLIGKLGLNFPKTKTRRYGNVPFNYENHTCEKIELPVSSLTNSTNSNNKIKIFPHEPNSYSAKKCTNKGDTMDDDDVEQEWDRHEALHDDVTEQERNKERLYEEEMEVVWEKGGPGIVWYTDAQRWQEAEGDFDEQTADDWDVDYSVYFEENGGDKDARDCAEMRRSTMWRQGNVETVFKKPQILPLRRKSFMEHSTGRNVVGPFEKHTKGIGRRLMEKQGWRDGLGLGVAQKGIAQPIESDGQKPRERKGLGYFGERLPRFRVANSSKAKCVFIATAYDSPADTDPPESLNRRNQPTTMKYRHK, encoded by the exons ATGGATTCTGTTTATTTGATGATCCTGAATATTCCGCGAAATTTCCATTCTTCAGATTTAAGAAGCTATTTTTCAGATTTTATTGAGAGTCAAGCGCACTTTacgtgttttcattttcgccATCGACCGCAGCTCGAATTAATCAATCCTTCGGAAGCCTTCAGTTTTGAGGAAAACAACTTCTACCTTAACAGCACGAGCGGAATTAAAAGTGCACCTGCATCAAATCTGCTAATCAAAGATTCAGTCTGTTGTATTGTGAAATTATTCAGTAAAGAAGCAAGAACAGAGGCCATAAGGAAATACAACTTGCAAAATTGGGTTGACAAACATGAGAGATTCTTACCAAGTAGATGTATTGCCATCGCTATAACTGTAGTGGAAGAATATGTGAGAAATTCTCTAGATTCTTCAATTTGCATAAATGATGGGAAAGTAGAACTTAAGCtatcaaaacagaaaattgaaCAAATGGTTGAATTAAAACCTCCTCCTCTCATGCCCCGAGGAAATGTAGGCACATctacaaaacattttctgaatCTAATTAACTCATGCCGTCTACCCAGCAATCTTATAGGGAAATTAGGATTAAATTTCCCTAAGACCAAAACTCGAAGATATGGCAATGTTCCTTTCAACTATGAAAATCATACATGTGAGAAAATTGAACTACCTGTTTCTTCATTGACGAACTCAACAAACagcaacaataaaataaaaatatttcctCATGAACCAAATTCCTACTCAGCAAAAAAGTGTACAAACAAAGGAGACACaatggatgatgatgatgtcgaGCAGGAGTGGGATAGACACGAAGCTTTGCATGACGATGTGACTGaacaagagagaaacaaagaaagacTTTATGAAGAAGAGATGGAAGTTGTGTGGGAAAAAGGAGGGCCTGGCATCGTTTGGTACACAGACGCACAACGATGGCAAGAAGCTGAAGGAGACTTTGACGAACAGACAGCCGATGACTGGGATGTTGACTATTCTGTTTACTTTGAAGAAAATGGTGGTGACAAG GATGCAAGAGACTGTGCAGAGATGCGTCGGAGTACCATGTGGCGCCAGGGTAATGTAGAAACCGTTTTCAAAAAACCACAAATACTACCACTACGACGAAAGTCGTTCATGGAACATTCCACGGGAAGAAATGTTGTCGGTCCATTCGAGAAGCATACCAAAGGAATTGGCCGCCGCCTAATGGAAAAGCAAGGATGGCGTGATGGCTTGGGTTTGGGAGTCGCTCAGAAAGGAATAGCTCAGCCTATTGAAAGCGATGGTCAGAAGCCAAGAGAAAGGAAAGGGTTGGGTTATTTTGGCGAGCGATTACCACGATTCCGCGTGGCGAATTCAAGTAAAGCTAAGTGTGTTTTTATCGCAACCGCTTATGATAGCCCTGCTGACACAGATCCTCCGGAATCTCTTAATAGAAGAAATCAACCGACCACCATGAAATATCGGCATAAATGA